Proteins encoded by one window of Enterobacter pseudoroggenkampii:
- the eutP gene encoding ethanolamine utilization acetate kinase EutP: MKRIAFVGTVGAGKTTLFNALQGNYSLARKTQAVEFNENGDIDTPGEYFSHPRWYHALITTLQDVDTLIYIHAANDKESRLPAGLLDIGASKRQIAVISKTDLPDADVAATQQLLCGMGFQEPIFELNSHDPRSVQHLVDYLTELSQKEERAGEKTHHS; this comes from the coding sequence ATGAAACGTATTGCGTTTGTCGGTACGGTGGGGGCGGGGAAAACGACGCTCTTTAATGCGCTACAGGGAAATTATTCCCTCGCCAGAAAAACACAGGCCGTGGAGTTTAATGAGAATGGCGATATCGATACGCCAGGGGAATATTTTAGCCATCCTCGCTGGTATCACGCCTTAATTACTACGCTGCAGGATGTCGATACGTTGATTTATATACATGCGGCAAATGATAAAGAAAGTCGCTTACCTGCCGGGCTGCTGGATATTGGCGCAAGTAAACGACAAATCGCCGTTATCAGCAAAACGGACCTGCCGGATGCCGACGTCGCCGCAACGCAACAACTTCTTTGCGGGATGGGGTTTCAGGAGCCGATTTTTGAGCTCAATAGCCATGACCCGCGCAGCGTGCAGCATCTGGTGGATTATCTGACTGAGCTCAGCCAAAAGGAGGAAAGGGCAGGTGAAAAAACTCATCACAGCTAA
- the tal gene encoding transaldolase, which translates to MNQLDGIKKFTTVVADSGDIESIRHYQPEDATTNPSLLLKAAGLAHFSHLIDDAIAYGKQRGKTQEQQVAEASDKLAVNFGAEILKSIPGRVSTEVDARLSFDKEKSINKARRLVELYQDQGIDKSRILIKLASTWEGIRAAEVLEKEGIHCNLTLLFSFAQARACAEAGVFLVSPFVGRIYDWYQAKQPMDPYVVDEDPGVKSVRNIYDYYKQHRYETIVMGASFRRTEQILALAGCDRLTISPNLLQELQDKEETVIRKLVPTSTVLPKPKTMTEAEFRWEHNQDAMAVEKLAEGIRLFAVDQRKLEDLLAAKL; encoded by the coding sequence ATGAACCAGCTAGACGGCATCAAAAAATTCACCACCGTGGTTGCAGACAGCGGCGATATCGAGTCGATTCGCCACTATCAGCCGGAGGATGCGACCACCAACCCTTCGCTGCTGCTCAAAGCGGCCGGGCTTGCCCATTTTAGCCATCTGATTGATGACGCCATTGCCTACGGTAAACAGCGCGGGAAAACGCAGGAGCAGCAGGTCGCCGAAGCCAGCGACAAGCTGGCGGTTAATTTTGGTGCAGAAATTCTGAAAAGCATTCCGGGACGCGTCTCGACCGAAGTCGATGCCCGCCTCTCATTTGATAAAGAAAAAAGCATTAATAAGGCACGTCGTCTGGTGGAGCTCTACCAGGATCAGGGCATCGATAAATCGCGCATTCTGATCAAGCTCGCCTCCACCTGGGAAGGCATCCGTGCGGCAGAGGTGCTGGAAAAAGAGGGTATCCACTGCAACCTGACGCTGCTGTTCTCGTTTGCCCAGGCGCGCGCCTGCGCGGAAGCGGGCGTGTTCCTCGTCTCGCCGTTTGTCGGGCGCATCTACGACTGGTATCAGGCAAAACAGCCGATGGATCCGTACGTGGTGGATGAGGATCCGGGCGTGAAATCGGTCCGTAACATCTACGACTACTACAAACAGCACCGCTACGAAACCATCGTGATGGGGGCCAGCTTCCGCCGTACCGAGCAGATCCTCGCCCTGGCAGGCTGTGACCGTCTGACCATCTCCCCTAACCTGCTCCAGGAGCTACAGGACAAAGAAGAGACGGTGATCCGTAAGCTGGTGCCCACCTCTACCGTTCTGCCAAAACCGAAAACCATGACCGAAGCGGAGTTCCGCTGGGAGCACAACCAGGACGCGATGGCTGTGGAAAAACTGGCGGAAGGTATCCGCCTGTTCGCCGTCGACCAGCGCAAACTTGAAGACCTTCTCGCCGCCAAACTTTAA
- the maeB gene encoding NADP-dependent oxaloacetate-decarboxylating malate dehydrogenase — MDDQLKQSALDFHEFPVPGKIQVSPTKPLATQRDLALAYSPGVAAPCLEIEKDPLAAYKYTARGNLVAVISNGTAVLGLGNIGALAGKPVMEGKGVLFKKFAGIDVFDIEVDELDPDKFINVVAALEPTFGGINLEDIKAPECFYIEQKLRERMNIPVFHDDQHGTAIISTAAILNGLRVVEKNLSDVRMVVSGAGAAAIACMNLLVALGMQKHNIVVCDSKGVIYKDREPNMAETKAAYAVEDDGKRTLDDVIDGADIFLGCSGPKVLTQEMVKKMARAPMILALANPEPEILPPLAKAVREDAIICTGRSDYPNQVNNVLCFPFIFRGALDVGATAINEEMKLAAVHAIAELAHAEQSEVVASAYGDQDLSFGPDYIIPKPFDPRLIVKIAPAVAKAAMDSGVATRPIHDFDAYVDKLTEFVYKTNLFMKPIFSQARADAKRVVLAEGEEARVLHATQELITLGLAKPILIGRPSVIEMRIQKLGLQIKAGVDFEIVNNESDPRFKEYWSEYYAIMKRRGITQEQAQKAVISNTTVIGAIMVHRGEADALICGTIGDYHEHFSVVQEIFGYRDGVHTAGAMNALLLPSGNTFIADTYVNDDPTPDELAEITVMAAETVRRFGIEPKVALLSHSNFGSSKSAAACKMRETLALVRERAPELMIDGEMHGDAALVESIRNERMPDSPLKGSANILIMPNVEAARISYNLLRVSSSEGVTVGPVLMGVAKPVHVLTPIASVRRIVNMVALAVVEAQTQPL, encoded by the coding sequence ATGGACGATCAGTTAAAACAGAGTGCCCTCGATTTTCACGAGTTTCCTGTCCCGGGGAAAATCCAGGTCTCCCCAACCAAGCCGCTGGCAACCCAGCGCGATCTGGCGCTGGCCTATTCGCCGGGCGTAGCTGCCCCGTGTCTGGAAATTGAAAAAGACCCGCTGGCGGCCTACAAATACACCGCGCGTGGCAACCTTGTCGCCGTGATCTCTAACGGCACGGCGGTGCTGGGGCTGGGCAACATCGGTGCGCTGGCCGGTAAACCGGTGATGGAAGGGAAGGGGGTACTGTTCAAGAAATTCGCCGGTATCGACGTGTTCGATATCGAGGTGGATGAGCTCGACCCTGACAAATTCATCAACGTGGTGGCCGCGCTGGAGCCGACCTTCGGCGGGATTAACCTGGAAGACATCAAAGCGCCGGAATGTTTCTATATCGAGCAGAAGCTGCGCGAGCGTATGAACATTCCCGTGTTCCATGATGACCAGCACGGGACCGCGATTATCAGCACCGCCGCGATTCTGAACGGCCTGCGCGTGGTAGAGAAAAATCTCTCCGACGTGCGCATGGTGGTTTCTGGCGCAGGCGCCGCGGCCATCGCCTGTATGAACCTGCTGGTGGCGCTGGGTATGCAGAAACACAACATTGTGGTCTGCGACTCCAAAGGCGTTATCTATAAAGACCGCGAGCCGAACATGGCTGAAACCAAAGCGGCCTATGCGGTGGAAGACGACGGTAAACGCACCCTGGACGACGTGATCGACGGCGCGGATATCTTCCTCGGCTGCTCGGGTCCGAAGGTGCTGACCCAGGAGATGGTGAAGAAGATGGCGCGTGCGCCAATGATCCTGGCCCTGGCGAACCCGGAGCCGGAAATTCTGCCGCCACTGGCGAAAGCGGTGCGTGAAGACGCCATTATCTGTACCGGTCGTTCTGACTACCCGAACCAGGTCAACAACGTGCTCTGCTTCCCGTTCATCTTCCGCGGTGCGCTGGACGTCGGCGCAACGGCGATCAACGAAGAGATGAAGCTGGCCGCCGTTCACGCCATCGCGGAGCTGGCGCACGCCGAGCAGAGCGAAGTGGTCGCGTCTGCGTACGGCGATCAGGATCTGAGCTTTGGCCCGGACTACATCATTCCAAAACCGTTCGACCCGCGTCTGATTGTCAAAATTGCTCCCGCGGTGGCCAAAGCGGCGATGGACTCCGGCGTGGCGACGCGTCCGATTCACGATTTCGACGCTTACGTCGATAAGCTCACCGAGTTTGTCTATAAAACCAACCTGTTCATGAAGCCGATCTTCTCCCAGGCGCGCGCCGACGCGAAGCGCGTAGTGCTGGCGGAAGGGGAAGAGGCGCGCGTGCTGCACGCCACCCAGGAGTTGATCACCTTAGGCCTGGCGAAACCGATCCTGATTGGTCGTCCGAGCGTGATTGAGATGCGTATCCAGAAGCTGGGCCTGCAGATTAAGGCGGGTGTCGACTTCGAGATCGTCAACAACGAATCCGATCCGCGCTTCAAAGAGTACTGGAGCGAATACTACGCGATCATGAAACGGCGGGGGATCACTCAGGAGCAGGCGCAGAAAGCGGTGATCAGCAACACGACGGTGATCGGCGCGATCATGGTCCATCGCGGCGAGGCGGATGCGCTGATCTGCGGCACCATCGGCGATTACCACGAGCACTTTAGCGTGGTGCAGGAGATCTTTGGCTATCGCGACGGCGTCCATACCGCCGGGGCGATGAACGCGCTGCTGCTGCCAAGCGGCAACACCTTTATTGCCGATACCTACGTTAACGACGATCCCACCCCGGACGAGCTGGCGGAGATCACCGTGATGGCCGCCGAGACCGTGCGTCGCTTTGGTATCGAGCCGAAGGTGGCTCTGCTGTCGCACTCTAACTTTGGTTCGTCTAAATCCGCGGCGGCCTGCAAAATGCGTGAGACGCTGGCGCTGGTGCGCGAGCGCGCGCCGGAGCTGATGATTGACGGGGAAATGCACGGCGATGCGGCGCTGGTGGAGAGCATCCGTAACGAACGTATGCCGGACAGCCCGCTGAAGGGATCGGCTAACATCCTGATTATGCCGAACGTGGAAGCGGCGCGTATCAGCTATAACCTGCTGCGCGTCTCCAGCTCTGAAGGGGTGACCGTAGGACCGGTGCTGATGGGCGTGGCGAAACCGGTGCACGTGTTAACGCCGATTGCCTCCGTGCGTCGTATCGTGAACATGGTGGCGCTGGCGGTGGTTGAGGCGCAGACGCAGCCGCTGTAA
- the eutS gene encoding ethanolamine utilization microcompartment protein EutS: MEKERIIQEFVPGKQVTLAHLIAHPGEELAKKIGVPEAGAIGIMTLTPGETAMIAGDLALKAADVHIGFLDRFSGALVIYGSVGAVEEALLQTVSGLGRLLNFTLCNLTKS, from the coding sequence ATGGAAAAAGAACGCATTATCCAGGAATTTGTGCCGGGGAAACAGGTCACGCTGGCGCATCTCATTGCGCACCCCGGAGAGGAACTGGCGAAAAAGATCGGCGTTCCCGAAGCCGGTGCCATCGGCATCATGACGCTGACGCCAGGGGAAACGGCGATGATTGCCGGTGACTTAGCCCTGAAGGCGGCAGATGTACATATCGGTTTTCTCGATCGATTCAGCGGTGCGCTGGTTATCTACGGCTCGGTAGGCGCGGTAGAAGAAGCGTTATTACAGACGGTAAGTGGTCTGGGCCGGTTATTAAATTTCACATTGTGCAATCTGACAAAAAGTTAA